Proteins co-encoded in one Ciona intestinalis unplaced genomic scaffold, KH HT001081.1, whole genome shotgun sequence genomic window:
- the LOC100180729 gene encoding uncharacterized protein LOC100180729, which translates to MINFAFLGSYLAAMLFLRSQVMTDQQQNFTESKRSCPNQPMGIHLVPRDHDVDVFYLDATNGDDAFSGKWEISDNGTGPFKTLSGAMLGIQRARRLTKRARLFVKQGVYHVNKRINLKEKDSNLEIIGVRNSKGNRPLISGAVKISGRDFFPFSQTNRHTIYAAHFNGTCSSHVFIGSKRLVRARKPNLDRWTGADLTGWGPYLYMRDLLKPTKKCNIRGSGGYTQRHCPSENRWGFKFSEGDINPNWYRLTEAEILVFNAWTAERRVISHVDMEENSVHFQKKLRFPVGKHPNPSGFRFVVENIFEELDTVGEFYCDSDSQRFYLIPPDGALEQEDVYVAQSPVFILGRNVENLSFQDLSFKHSHDNHFSGYNGRPGLIQLENCDGIQFKRCEFANIGYTGIFTNMVKNMGVTDCTFSDVGNIALTVEYNSDPTDEYAPRNIMVKQNTFVGCGVYSMYQPTCIHVKGVQNIVVSKNNVGMSSYAGIRVGWQKVFTKDYVTPGQYVFYVTENNVHHYGNGILNDFGGIYLSSNMQDCGIAQNMSICHIHALISNNTIHNSESYYYGAIGVYTDTAASSVSVTRNWIYKLADCAVNFHCGQNNIAVNNMIYHISPKRVFGVCNPSVGDDGRMPRQTMTFQHNVIYITNTAARLYGRGDFWVNSVPKVDWNNYYFKPSSYQQFTAFFSKTMAPSEWVENAGNDGNSVVADPLFKDLLKDDYRLTETSPGFKQNIESVDLRYVLSDSGAC; encoded by the exons CAACAAAACTTTACCGAAAGCAAGAGGTCGTGTCCGAATCAACCAATGGGAATCCACCTCGTCCCACGTGATCATGACGTCGACGTATTTTATTTGGACGCCACCAATGGCGACGATGCCTTTTCAGGAAAGTGGGAAATTTCCGATAACGGGACCGGACCTTTTAAGACACTAAGTGGCGCAATGTTAGGGATCCAACGTGCAAGGAGACTTACCAAACGAGCAAGGCTCTTTGTTAAACAAGGAGTTTATCACGTCAATAAGCGCAtcaatttaaaagaaaag gaTTCCAATCTGGAAATCATTGGTGTTCGTAACAGTAAAGGAAACAGGCCGTTAATATCTGGAGCTGTGAAAATAAGCGGCAGAGACTTTTTTCCTTTCTCACAGACAAACCGTCACACAATATACGCCGCACATTTTAACGGGACATGTTCTTCGCATGTATTTATAGGAAGCAAACGTCTCGTAAGAGCAAG AAAGCCAAACCTGGATAGATGGACGGGTGCTGATCTCACAGGGTGGGGTCCTTATCTTTATATGAGGGATTTATTGAAACCAACAAAGAAATGTAATATAAGAGGAAGTGGAGGTTATACACAG CGTCATTGTCCAAGCGAAAACCGTTGGGGATTCAAATTTAGCGAAGGCGACATCAACCCGAACTGGTACCGACTCACCGAAGCTGAGATCCTCGTGTTCAATGCATGGACGGCGGAAAGGCGAGTAATTAGTCACGTCGACATGGAAGAGAACTCAgtacattttcaaaaaaagcTTCGGTTCCCAGTAGGAAAGCATCCGAATCCATCGGGATTTCGTTTCGtggtggaaaatatttttgaag AACTTGATACGGTTGGCGAATTTTACTGCGACTCAGACAGTCAAAGATTTTATCTGATTCCGCCAGACGGCGCACTAGAGCAAGAAGACGTGTACGTGGCGCAATCACCGGTCTTTATTCTTG GTCGCAATGTTGAAAACCTGAGTTTCCAAGACCTCAGCTTCAAGCACTCACACGACAACCATTTCTCGGGTTACAACGGAAGACCTGGTCTTATACAACTTGAAAATTGTGATGGAATCCAGTTTAAAAGATGCGAATTCGCCAACATTGGTTATACTGGTATCTTTACCAATATGGTCAAAAATATGGGA GTTACTGATTGTACGTTCTCAGATGTTGGCAACATAGCGCTCACTGTAGAATATAACAGCGATCCAACTGACGAATATGCACCAAGAAATATAATGGTGAAACAAAATACGTTTGTGGGATGTGGTGTTTATAGCATGTATCAG CCAACTTGCATCCACGTAAAAGGAGTTCAGAATATTGTTGTGTCAAAGAATAACGTCGGCATGTCGTCATACGCCGGGATTAGA GTCGGTTGGCAAAAAGTTTTTACTAAAGATTACGTCACACCTGGTCAATACGTATTCTACGTCACAGAGAACAACGTACATCACTATGGTAACGGGATTTTGAATGATTTTGGCGGGATATACCTTTCGTCTAATATGCAGGACTGTGGGATAGCTCAG AACATGTCGATCTGTCATATCCATGCACTCATATCGAACAACACAATTCATAATTCCGAGTCTTATTACTACGGGGCCATCGGTGTTTATACTGACACTGCTGCATCTTCAGTATCAG TTACTCGTAATTGGATTTACAAGCTGGCAGACTGCGCTGTTAACTTCCACTGTGGACAAAACAACATCGCTGTGAACAATATGATTTATCACATCAGTCCCAAACGTGTCTTCGGTGTTTGTAACCCGAGTGTGGGAGACGATGGAAGAATGCCTAGACAG ACCATGACATTCCAACACAACGTTATCTACATTACAAACACAGCAGCTCGCCTTTATGGTCGGGGTGACTTTTGGGTCAACTCCGTTCCAAAGGTGGATTGGAACAACTACTATTTCAAACCGTCAAGCTACCAGCAATTTACAGCTTTCTTCAGTAAAACAATGGCGCCGTCGGAATGGGTGGAAAATGCCGGAAATGACGGAAATTCCGTCGTAGCGGATCcactttttaaagatttactTAAGGACGATTATAGACTAACTGAAACTTCGCcaggttttaaacagaatatcGAATCAGTTGATTTAAGATACGTGTTATCTGATAGTGGAGCATGTTGA
- the LOC100183085 gene encoding uncharacterized protein LOC100183085, with translation MFHYFAFLVLCVAGFLLIVLLPRSPPVPVVCPKRANEALINQERKNTDTFYVDAYHGNDSWNGKYPESRKGDGPFKTLEKAFKQIRKLRTPAKPATLFLRAGTYFMRRKIQLGAEDSNLAVIAYPKDKGVRPLISGGKTITGDKFVFHSYKKNHKIYVAPFYGKCTSHAFLGDKRLIRARKPNIVKWTGEDLTGSGPYLRMKNLLRSTPVCNLAGDGGYTQHNCPVINKKGFKFRRGDIRPNWPKLTHGEILIFNSWTAERRKIARVNVTEGSVYFQRDLRFPIGKHPGASGFRYVVENIFPELDTTGEFYCDSVRKKFYLIPPSGALATNDVHVAHTSVFFKAVGVKNITFQDLAFKHSHDSYFSGYNGRPGMLILEYCDGIRIESCEFSHAGYTGVFTNMVKNMNVTQSVFKDIGNLALTVEYNGEAKDRFAPRNIDIKRNTFKGCGVYAMLQPSCVHVKGVGNIMVQENDISITPYAGLRVGWQKTFTKDYNNGKKVFKIVRNHIHHYGNGILSDFAAIYMSSNMQDCGIIQNMSICHLHVLVSDNAIHHSRAYHYGAIGVFSDTAASSVTVTRNWIYKLADCAVNFHCGQNNIAVNNMIYHISPKRVFGVCNPSVGDDGRMPRQSMNFSRNVIYVNNSNARLYGRGDKWYDEIPVVQLNNYFFKGFSTKKFNGFFSKTIKSWSKWRNEAKRDAGSIIADPKFVNTDLDDYRLSNQSPARGMIESIDLRTVITNSGTC, from the exons atgtttcattattttgcCTTCTTAGTACTTTGTGTTGCAGGGTTTTTACTG aTTGTGTTATTGCCAAGATCACCACCAGTTCCTGTTGTCTGCCCTAAACGCGCAAACGAAGCATTAATAAACCAAGAACGTAAGAACACCGACACATTCTACGTCGACGCTTACCATGGTAATGACTCGTGGAACGGGAAATACCCGGAGTCGAGAAAGGGGGACGGGCCGTTCAAGACGTTAGAAAAAGCGTTCAAGCAGATTCGAAAATTACGAACTCCTGCGAAACCGGCGACATTATTTTTAAGAGCTGGAACTTATTTTATGCGAAGAAAGATCCAGTTGGGAGCTGAG GATTCGAACTTAGCGGTGATCGCATACCCGAAAGACAAAGGCGTCCGTCCTTTGATATCGGGTGGGAAAACAATCACCGGCGATAAGTTTGTGTTTCattcttacaaaaaaaaccACAAGATTTATGTTGCTCCGTTCTATGGTAAATGTACTTCACATGCATTTCTTGGGGACAAACGACTTATACGAGCAAG AAAaccaaatattgtaaaatggACTGGGGAGGATCTAACTGGATCTGGGCCTTACCTACGCATGAAGAACTTACTTCGATCAACTCCTGTTTGTAATTTAGCTGGAGATGGTGGTTATACGCAG CACAACTGCCCGGTTATCAACAAAAAAGGCTTCAAATTTCGTCGCGGTGACATCAGACCGAACTGGCCGAAACTAACACACGGGGAGATTCTTATATTTAACTCATGGACTGCAGAGAGAAGGAAGATAGCTCGTGTTAATGTGACGGAAGGCTCAGTGTATTTTCAAAGAGATCTAAGATTCCCAATAGGAAAACATCCAGGGGCGTCTGGGTTCCGTTATGTTGTGGAGAACATATTTCCAG AACTCGACACAACTGGGGAATTCTACTGCGACAGTGTGAGGAAAAAGTTTTACTTAATCCCACCGTCTGGAGCGCTTGCCACTAATGATGTGCACGTAGCACATACGAGCGTATTTTTCAAAG CCGTTGGAGTAAAGAACATCACTTTCCAAGATCTTGCATTCAAACACTCGCATGATAGTTACTTTTCCGGTTATAATGGAAGACCTGGGATGCTTATACTTGAATATTGTGACGGGATCAGAATTGAAAGCTGCGAGTTTTCCCATGCCGGCTACACTGGAGTTTTCACCAATATGGTCAAgaatatgaat GTAACTCAAAGCGTATTTAAAGACATCGGAAATCTTGCATTAACCGTCGAATACAATGGTGAAGCCAAAGACAGGTTCGCACCACGTAACATTGATATTAAACGAAACACCTTCAAAGGATGCGGTGTATATGCCATGTTACAG CCAAGTTGTGTTCATGTGAAGGGAGTCGGTAATATCATGGTCCAAGAGAATGATATTAGTATCACGCCGTATGCGGGGTTGAGG GTTGGCTGGCAGAAGACTTTTACTAAAGATTACAACAACGGGAAGAAAGTGTTTAAGATTGTGAGGAACCATATACATCATTATGGAAATGGGATATTGAGCGATTTCGCCGCAATCTATATGTCATCTAATATGCAAGATTGTGGTATTATACAG aacaTGAGTATATGCCACTTGCACGTCTTGGTTTCTGACAACGCAATCCATCATTCAAGAGCTTATCATTACGGAGCGATTGGAGTGTTTTCGGATACAGCTGCGTCTTCTGTAACAG TTACTCGTAATTGGATTTACAAGCTGGCAGACTGCGCTGTTAACTTCCACTGTGGACAAAACAACATCGCTGTGAACAACATGATCTATCACATCAGTCCCAAACGTGTCTTCGGTGTTTGTAACCCGAGTGTGGGAGACGATGGAAGAATGCCTAGACAG AGCATGAATTTCTCCCGGAACGTGATTTACGTAAATAACTCAAATGCTCGACTTTATGGTCGTGGGGATAAGTGGTACGATGAAATACCGGTCGTGCAACTCAACAACTATTTCTTCAAGGGGTTCAGCACGAAAAAGTTCAAtgg TTTCTTCAGCAAGACGATAAAGAGTTGGAGTAAGTGGCGCAACGAAGCTAAACGCGACGCAGGATCTATCATCGCGGACCCGAAGTTTGTAAATACTGACTTAGATGACTATAGACTTTCAAATCAATCCCCTGCCCGTGGTATGATAGAGTCGATAGATCTACGAACGGTCATAACGAATTCTGGAACCTGCTGA